GCGCCGTCCGGCCTGGAGATCATCGCCAACGACGTCGACCCGGCCGTCTCCACGGCCTTCAACGACGAGGACTACCGGCGCGCGATCGACGTGCTCGGCAAGCAGTACCCGATCATCCTCACCGACTCGGGCACCGGTCTCCTCTACAGCGCGATGCGCGGAGTCCTCGACCTGGCCGACCAGTTGATCATCATCTCGACGCCGTCCGTGGACGGTGCGAGCAGTGCGTCCACGACACTCGACTGGCTCTCGGCGCACGGGTACGCGGAGCTGGTGCAGCGTTCGCTGACCGTCATCTCCGGGGTGCGCGAGACCGGCAAGATGGTGAAGGTCGACGACATCGTGCAGCACTTCGAGCAGCGCTGCCGGGGTGTGGTCGTGGTGCCGTTCGACGAGCACCTGTCGGCGGGCGCGGAGGTCGACCTCGACATGATGCGGCCGAAGACGCGCGACGCGTACTTCCACCTCTCCGCGCTGGTCGCCGAGGACTTCGTACGGGCGCAGCAGGCGCAGGGACTGTGGACGGCGGACGGCAACCCGCCGCCGCACCTGGCCCCGCCGATGCCGGGTCAGCAGGTCCCCGGGCAGGTACCGGGCCCGTACCAGCAGCCGTACGCTCCCCAGCCCCAGCCGGGCCAGCCCGGTCAGCCGGGTCAGCCGCAGCCCGGTCAGCCCCAGCCCGGCCAGCACTGGCAGCAGCCCCAGCCCGGCAACCCCGGCGAGCAGCCGGGTCACCCCGGTCAGCCCGGCCAACAGGCCCCGCAGCCCGGCCAGTTCGCGCCCGGCCAGCAGCCCCAGCCCCAGCCCGCTCAGCAGTGGCAGCAGCCCCAGTCCCCCGGCGGCTGGCAGCAGCCCCAGGCACCGCAGGGCCCGTACCCGGACCAGAGCCAGACCCCCGGGCAGCCGGGTCAGCCGGGTCAGCCCCCGTTCTCGCAGGTCCAGTTCACCGGACCCGGTCAGCCCGCGCCCCAGACCCAGTTCCCGGCCCCGGGTCAGCCGGGCCACCCCGGGGCGCAGCCCCTCCCCGGCCAGGCACCGGCCCCGTACGCCGCCCAGCCCCAGCCCATGCCTCAAGCGGGACAGCCCGACCCCGAGAACCACCCCGCCGCCCCGCCCGCCGAATGGCCCCAGCAGCAGCCTCCGCAGGCACCGCCGGCCCCTCAGCAGTAGGGCGTCAAGGGTATAGACCAATGAGGGCCCGCAGTACGGTCGCACGCCGACCGCGCTGCGGGCCCTCCGCCTGTCCGCAGCCGCACCCGCACCCGCCCTCCCGAACCGCCCTCCCGGGAGCGCACACCCTCTCCGTGCCGTCTATTCCCGCAGCCCACACGGCAGTTGACACGCCGTAGACATGCCGTTGACACGTCCTGAACGGCGCTGGTAGACCTTCGCCACACCACTCCGCCGATGCAAGATCCAGTGACGCGCAAGTGACGACGCGAGGGCTCCCTCCATGGACACTCAGGGCACCACGACCGGCTCCACCCCCCACTCCCCGCCACCGCCCCCCTCCCGCCCCCGGGCCGCCCGCCGTTCCCGGGCCGCCCGACGCCTCCTGGCGACCGGCGCGGCGGCCTTCGCCCTGCTGGCCACGGCCGCGACCCCGCCGACCACGGCCGCAGCCGGGCCGAAGGTCCAGGTACCCGCACAGGAACAGGCACAGGCACAGGCCAAGGCCGACTCCCGGTCCCTCACCATCGCCGTCACGCAGAGCGTGGACTCGCTCAGCCCGTTCCTGGCCACGAAGCTCGTCAGTACGACCGTTCACCGGCTCGTGTACGAGTACCTGACGAACTACGACGTCAAGGACGCGCACACGATCCCGGCCCTGGCCACCGAGTGGAAGCCCTCCCCCGACAAGCTGACGTGGACGTACACGATCCGCGACAACTCCACGTGGTCGGACGGAAAAAAGGCCACCGCAGAGGACGCCGCGTGGACCTTCAACACGATGATGACGGACGAGGGAGCCGCCACCGCGAACGGCAGCTTCACCGCCAACTTCAAGAAGGTCACCGCCCCCGACCCCCGGACCCTCGTCGTCGAGCTGAAGAAGCCGCAGGCCACGATGACGGCGCTGGACGTGCCGATCGTGCCCCGGCACGTGTGGGAGAAGGTCGGCGACTTCTCGAAGTTCAACAACGACAAGACCTTCCCGATCGTCGGCAACGGCCCGTACGTCATCACGGACTACAGGCCCGACCAGTACGTGAAGCTGAGGGCCAACAAGAGCTTCTGGCGCGGCGCGCCGAAGTTCGACGAGCTGACGATGAAGTACTACAAGGACGGTGACGCGGCCGTCGCGGCGCTGCGCCGGGGCGAGGTCGGCTTCGTGCAGGGCCTGACCCCCGCGCAGGCAGCGTCGCTGAAGTCCGAGGCGAACATCAAGGTCAACGACGCGCCGGGCCGCCGCTTCTTCGCACTGGCCACCAACCCGGGAGCGCGGGACAAGACGGGCAAGAAGTTCGGCGACGGTCATCCGGCGCTGCTCGATCCGGTCGTGCGCAAGGCCCTGTTCATGGCCGTCGACCGCAAGGCCATCGTCGACAAGGTCTACCAGGGGCACGCCGTGGAGGGGCAGGGCTACATCCCGCCGCGCTTCGCCGACTACCACTGGAAGCCGTCCGCCCAGCAGCGGATCGCGTACGACCCGGCGCAGGCAGACAAGCTGCTCTCCGGCGCCGGGTACAAGAAGGACGGGGAGGGCAAGCGCCTCGGCAAGGACGGCAAGCCGCTCGACTTCCGCATCCTGTGCCACGCCACCGACCCCAACGACAAGGCGATCGGCAAGTACCTCACCGAGTGGTGGGGCAAGCTCGGCATCGGTCTGAAGGTCGAGTGCCTGGACAACGTCTCGGACCGCTGGATGGCGGGCGAGTACGACCTCGCCTTCGACGGCTACTCGGTCAACCCGGACCCCGACTACGTCCTGTCGATCCACACCTGCGCGGCGCTGCCCGCCACGCCCGACGCGTCGGGCCAGAGCGACAACTTCATCTGCGACAAGCAGTTCGACGACCTCTACGGCAAGCAGACGGTCGAGTACGACAAGGCCAAGCGCGCGGAGCTGGTCAAGCAGATGCAGTCGCGGCTGTACGACACCGGGTACATGAACGTGATGGTCTACCCGAACGCGGTGGAGGCGTACCGCACCGACCAGATCAAGTCGATCAAGACGATGCCGGAGGCCGCGGGCAACATCTGGGGCCAGGACGGGTACTGGAGCTGGTGGTCGGCCGAGCCGGCCGCCGGTGACACGCAGGACGGGGGGACCGGCCCCTCGCCCGCCGTGTGGATCATCATCGGGATCGCGGCCGTGATGGTCGCCGTGCTCGCCTTCGTCGCCGTACGACGGCGGAGCGGCACGGCGGAGGACCGCGAGTAGGTCCCGTACGGCAAGGGCCGCGACGAGGTCCCGTACGGCCGGACACCCCGCACCCAGCGAACCGAGAGCGACGACCATGAACACGCACACGCGCCCGTACGCACCCCCACCCGCGAGCCGCACCGCATGACGGCGGCGAGCACCCCCGCCGTGGTGCGGGAGCCCGGCGGCGGCCCGGTGAGGACCGGACCGTCGCGGGGCGGCCCCGCGCACCGCGCCGCCGGGCCGAAGACCGCGTATCTGCTGTACGTGGCGCGGAAGTTGGGCGGCGCGGCCGTCTCGCTCTTCGCCGTACTCGTCACCAGCTTCTTCCTGTTCCGGATCATCCCGGGCGACCCGGTGAAGGCGATGACGCACAACCGTGCGGTGTCGCCGGAGCAACTGGCCGCACTGCGCAGGCAGTTCGGGCTCGACCTGCCGGTGTTGCAGCAGTTCCTCGACTACTGCGGCAAGGCGCTCACCGGGGACCTCGGGGACTCGTACCAATTCCACGCGCCCGTGGGCGAGTTGATCGCGGAGAGGTTCCCGGCGACGCTGCTGCTGACGGGCACCGCCGTGGTGATCTACTCCGCGATCGGCCTGTGGCTGGGCACCCGGACGGCGTGGCGGCACGGCGGGCTCGGCGACCGGCTGAACACGGGGATCGCACTGACCCTGTGGTCGGTGCCGTCGTTCTGGCTGGGGCTGCTGCTGATCATCGTGTTCTCGGTGGGGATCGGGCCGATTCCGGGCCTGTTCCCGACGGGCGGCATGCAGTCCGGGTCCGAGACCGGCTTCGCGCACGTCCTGGACGTGGCGCACCACATGGTGCTGCCGGTCCTCACCCTCGTCGCGGTCGGGTACGCGCAGACGCTCCTGGTCATGCGGTCCTCGCTGCTCGACGAGATGGGCAGCGACTATCTGACGACGGCGCGGGCGAAGGGGCTGCGGGACGCGCGCGTCCGCCGCAAGCACGCGGTGCCCAACGCGCTGCTGCCCACGGTCACCATGGTCTTCATCAACCTGGGCCATGTGGCGGCGGGCTCGATCCTGGTGGAGTCGGTGTTCTCCTGGCCGGGTCTCGGCGGGCTCTTCTACCAGGCGATCCCGGTGCCCGATCTGCCGCTGATCCAGGGGCTGTTCGTGGTGTTCGCC
This is a stretch of genomic DNA from Streptomyces sp. NBC_00237. It encodes these proteins:
- a CDS encoding ABC transporter permease, which translates into the protein MTAASTPAVVREPGGGPVRTGPSRGGPAHRAAGPKTAYLLYVARKLGGAAVSLFAVLVTSFFLFRIIPGDPVKAMTHNRAVSPEQLAALRRQFGLDLPVLQQFLDYCGKALTGDLGDSYQFHAPVGELIAERFPATLLLTGTAVVIYSAIGLWLGTRTAWRHGGLGDRLNTGIALTLWSVPSFWLGLLLIIVFSVGIGPIPGLFPTGGMQSGSETGFAHVLDVAHHMVLPVLTLVAVGYAQTLLVMRSSLLDEMGSDYLTTARAKGLRDARVRRKHAVPNALLPTVTMVFINLGHVAAGSILVESVFSWPGLGGLFYQAIPVPDLPLIQGLFVVFAGAMILMNLLADLLYPLLDPRVGR
- a CDS encoding ABC transporter substrate-binding protein, whose amino-acid sequence is MDTQGTTTGSTPHSPPPPPSRPRAARRSRAARRLLATGAAAFALLATAATPPTTAAAGPKVQVPAQEQAQAQAKADSRSLTIAVTQSVDSLSPFLATKLVSTTVHRLVYEYLTNYDVKDAHTIPALATEWKPSPDKLTWTYTIRDNSTWSDGKKATAEDAAWTFNTMMTDEGAATANGSFTANFKKVTAPDPRTLVVELKKPQATMTALDVPIVPRHVWEKVGDFSKFNNDKTFPIVGNGPYVITDYRPDQYVKLRANKSFWRGAPKFDELTMKYYKDGDAAVAALRRGEVGFVQGLTPAQAASLKSEANIKVNDAPGRRFFALATNPGARDKTGKKFGDGHPALLDPVVRKALFMAVDRKAIVDKVYQGHAVEGQGYIPPRFADYHWKPSAQQRIAYDPAQADKLLSGAGYKKDGEGKRLGKDGKPLDFRILCHATDPNDKAIGKYLTEWWGKLGIGLKVECLDNVSDRWMAGEYDLAFDGYSVNPDPDYVLSIHTCAALPATPDASGQSDNFICDKQFDDLYGKQTVEYDKAKRAELVKQMQSRLYDTGYMNVMVYPNAVEAYRTDQIKSIKTMPEAAGNIWGQDGYWSWWSAEPAAGDTQDGGTGPSPAVWIIIGIAAVMVAVLAFVAVRRRSGTAEDRE